AGGCTGTGGCAGTGTAGTGATCGTTTTTATACTGACGCTGTGTGCATGGATACCGGGAGTAATAGGCGCTCTGATCATCTTAAATAATCCTAAATACAGCTGATGAATCAAGTTGTTTTTAAAGACCTCGGCATTAAAGATTATAAAGAGGCATGGGATTTTCAAAATGAACTGTTCCAGGGAATTATCGACATTAAACTTGCCAACAGAGGCCGGGATATCGAGCAGGAGACCCCTAATTATTTTTTATTTACCGAGCATCCGCCAGTCTATACTTTAGGAAAAAGCGGAGATCTTTCCAACCTGCTTTTAAACCAGCAACAACTTGAGCAAAAAGGCATCTCTTTTTTTAAATCGAACCGAGGTGGTGACATCACCTTTCATGGCCCCCAGCAAATCGTAGGGTATCCCATATTGAACCTGGAATCCTTTAAGCCCGATATCAGATGGTATATGAGGAGTTTGGAAGAGGTAATCATACGTACAATTGCCCATTATGGCTTAAAGGGTGTTCGCAGCGAAGGGGAGACAGGAGTATGGCTCGATGTCGGTACTCCTTTTGCCAGAAAGATCTGCGCATTGGGTGTCAGGACTTCAAGATGGGTAACTATGCACGGGTTTGCGTTGAATGTCAATACAAACCTGGGATATTTTGATCATATTATTCCTTGTGGAATACGAGGTAAAGCCGTTACCTCGATCGAAGCCGAGCTCAACAGAAAAATTCCGCTGGAAGAGGTTAAAAGCCTGATCTTAGAAAATTTTGAAGCTGTTTTTG
This DNA window, taken from Lutimonas zeaxanthinifaciens, encodes the following:
- the lipB gene encoding lipoyl(octanoyl) transferase LipB encodes the protein MNQVVFKDLGIKDYKEAWDFQNELFQGIIDIKLANRGRDIEQETPNYFLFTEHPPVYTLGKSGDLSNLLLNQQQLEQKGISFFKSNRGGDITFHGPQQIVGYPILNLESFKPDIRWYMRSLEEVIIRTIAHYGLKGVRSEGETGVWLDVGTPFARKICALGVRTSRWVTMHGFALNVNTNLGYFDHIIPCGIRGKAVTSIEAELNRKIPLEEVKSLILENFEAVFEAELTREVKK
- a CDS encoding YqaE/Pmp3 family membrane protein, which translates into the protein MSIWRVLLSILFPPLAVIDKGCGSVVIVFILTLCAWIPGVIGALIILNNPKYS